In the Oncorhynchus nerka isolate Pitt River linkage group LG6, Oner_Uvic_2.0, whole genome shotgun sequence genome, ATAAATCACTCTAAAACACGCAAATCTACAGTCAACCACCAAAtcaagggctcccgagtggcgcagcaatTTGAgggactgcatctcagtgctagaggcgtcactacagaccctggctcgattctaggctgtatcacacaaccggccgtgattaggTAAGGTAGGTaagcgcacaattgacccagcatcattagggtttggccagggtaggccgtcattgtaaataagagtgttcttaactgacttaactagttaaataaaactaGAAAGCTAGAAAGGAAGTGgaaaatgaagagagagaaggagaaagaggtgtgtgtgtgtcctctgttgAGGGATATTGGTCCAGATCTGGAGAAGGAGGGTTCAAGGTTTGGGATGGGGATCGTTGGGTACCAGGGTGCCAGCCCAATAGATGCTGGTTAACGGAGCAGGAGGAAAGGCCAGGGGGTGGGACTTGGGCCTTTTTATTGCCACTCACACGACGGGCCTCCTGCTGAAACTTGGCGGCTTTCTTAGTGTCAGCTACCGCCCGCTCCACGAAGCCCACCGATTGGTCCATGTTGCTCTCAATCCTTTCAATCATTCCACCCTGGCAGAGGGCAGGACATTGTAGGAAAGAGATGTGCAGAggaagtgacagagagagacgggcgCAGAGAAAAGCAGAAAAGACGACAAACGTAGATTGTTTtacggtggtgtgtgtgtgatcaacAGTGTGTGAGGGGAGTGTATACGGTCCTTAGAGTGCACGTGGTTTACTAATGTGAAGGTGTGTGAAAATGTTGATGTGCTTCAGAAATTGCTGCATACTGTACAGAAGCTTCCTAGAAACAGGGACAGTTACCCCAGTAGATTCAGGTTAAGGTAGTTAGTAGACGGGTGTACTTGATGATTCATATCAGGGTGTTGCAGTACCTTGCGTGCTTTGCTCTGGTACCTGATGGCTTTTTTGGTCTCAGTCTTAGCCACTGCTATGTGGTCCTGCGCTTTACACACTTGAGCTTCTATATTGTTTACAATGTCACCCTGAAACAAACAAAACCCACACAGTGAGTATACAGACATAGAAAAAACAATAAGAAAGCAGGAGTATCTATTCAACTCCATGGTAACAGAGAGAATCAGACAAAAAACAACGTCACAAAGAGGAATATGTTAGGAAGTGGTAAGATGCTTACCTTGCACACGACTTCCCCTCAGACAGCATAGGATAACCAACAAGATACATGTGGTTACATAGAGTATATGTAGCTGTGGTGACTATACAGTATGGGGTTGTGTCGATTCCAATGTGGCTACGTTAAATGTGACTCTTACTAAGAATGGAGACTCGCACTGAAGATGAATGAGttatgggggggagagagatggacacagaAACAAGGGGAACTCTGTCCCAAAACATGGGGAAAGGAAAGCACAGCAGAAGAAGTGGGGGAAGGAACAGAGAACgaccaggagaaagggagaggttaCTGGGAAAGAGAAGGTAAAAACAGCACGGTTGACAGACAAAGAGGGAGCgaacaggagaaagggagaggtcaCTGGGAAAGAGAAGGTAAAAACAGCACGGTTGACAGACAAAGAGGGAGCgaacaggagaaagggagaggttaCTGGGAAAGAGAAGGTAAAATCAGCACGGTTGACAGACAAAGAGGGAGCgaacaggagaaagggagaggtcaCTGGGAAAGAGAAGGTAAAAACAGCACGGTTGACAGACAGAGGGAGCgaacaggagaaagggagaggtcaCTGGGAAAGAGAAGGTAAAAACAGCACGGTTGACAGACAAAGAGGGAGCGAACAGGAGAAAACAACGTTAGACACAGTGGGGTTAAAATGTAGGGTAGAGATCTGagataatgatggatggatgactgAATAGATGGCTGAGACAGAGGAGGAGTGTACCTGGCTCTCCACTAGCATGGCGATGTCCACGAACATGTCATGTAGCTCTTTGATGCTGCTCTCCAGACGCACAATGTCTTTGTGTCGCGCCTCGATCTCACTGAGAGCCTGCTTCGAGATCCCAGAGTCCATGATCTAAAGAAAGGAGACCCTTAGTACACGCactcgcacgcgcacacacacacacacacacacaatttcttACCCCTGAAGTGAAAACGGCCGAGTTTCCACCCTCTAACATCTCTTCAAGCTCCTCGTCTGTCGTAGCTTTGCCAGCTGAGAAACAGAGGATAATTTTAGTACATACATGAGGTTATTGTCCACTTGTGTGTATATAAAACAGTGTGTAAGGCTGTGGGTAACTCACTGATCTCTAGTTGTCTCTGGATGCGTCCTTTACTCCTCTCCCTGAAGTCCAGCTGGGCCTCGTTGTACTTGGTCATCACGTCTACAAACTTCCTGGACAGCACTGCATGCTGGGAGGACATGAAACAGACAGGGGCCACAAGCTATAACAATCCAATAGTTATTCATTTCTATGGTAACATTGACGGTTAGGCACCGGGTTACATAAAGGGTTAGGGGAGAATTTTCGGAAACTGACCTGTGATTTGCGTATCCGCATGTCGGCTGaaatcctctcctcttcctcagactccaGATTCCTCTCGATGGCTGAGAACCAATCAACATGATTCACCAATCAGTATTCACCCATACCCcaattaaccaatcagcatttagTCTGTCTGTGATTCGTATCATGTGTGAGGGTCTTACTTTTGAGTTTGTTGCGGGCGTTGTTAGCCATCTTCTTGATGTCATTGGTGACAGCCTCCAAGTCATCCTGCGTTTCTGGAGGAAAAAACACAAATgaaaacagacacactgacagtaaCAGGCAAAAGGTAGaaaagatgggggggggggggttcatagAGAGTAGCAGAGGCAGTATGTTTTACTCTGGTCTGATGTGGGGGCAGACAGTATGACTGAGTAGAGCTTCTTGACTTcagagacattctcatcaatctTATCAATACTGTTCCTGATGTCCTCGATCTGAAACAGAGTGAAAAaattgttacacacacacacacacacacacacacacacaccccatttcAAAAACACTCACCTGAGAGAAGAACTCATCCATAAAAGCTGCATTGTCAATAGCAATTTCCACTTCCTCATCGTCATTGTCGCATGTCTATGAGGAAAAGCAGAAGGCAGCATGAGTAGATTACGTAATGTATTCAAACACAGTGGATCAACCGCATATGTACACTGACGTCATAACTGTAATTGAGAGCATAGAGAGCATAAGTACAGAGACCACAAGGCTTGGTGATACCAACACTGAGAAGGGCGAGGAGGGCTGAGGAGGAAACAGAACCAGTTTTTAGCTGACCACTCCTGCATGAATAAACATCAGACAAAACGAGTAAAACAGACACCACCATGTCTGTATTGTCAGCTGAcctgaaaggggggggggggggggggcaagacataatatttcagtgcctttgaacagggtgtggtagtaggtgccagtactggtttgagtgtgtcaagaactgcaacactgctggttTTTTTTACGCTCAACAATTCCCTGTGTCTATCTATCCCTGTGCCCATCACCCAAAGGgtcatccagtcaacttgacacaaaagtgggaagcattggagtcaacacgggccagcgtccctgtggaacgctttcgacaccttgtggagtccatgccccaaccaATTGAGTcttttctgagggcaaaagggggtgcaattcaatattaggaaggtgttttgtACATGCAGAGTATGTACACACACTTAtttcatacatacacactcaaaagtttggggtcacttagaaatgtctttgtttttgaaagaaaaaacaCTTGTCAATTAAAATACCATTCAAATTTATCAGAaagagtgtagacattgttaatgttg is a window encoding:
- the stx3b gene encoding syntaxin 3b isoform X1, which produces MKDRLEQLKATCDNDDEEVEIAIDNAAFMDEFFSQIEDIRNSIDKIDENVSEVKKLYSVILSAPTSDQKTQDDLEAVTNDIKKMANNARNKLKTIERNLESEEEERISADMRIRKSQHAVLSRKFVDVMTKYNEAQLDFRERSKGRIQRQLEITGKATTDEELEEMLEGGNSAVFTSGIMDSGISKQALSEIEARHKDIVRLESSIKELHDMFVDIAMLVESQGGMIERIESNMDQSVGFVERAVADTKKAAKFQQEARRVSGNKKAQVPPPGLSSCSVNQHLLGWHPGTQRSPSQTLNPPSPDLDQYPSTEDTHTPLSPSLSSFSTSFLAF
- the stx3b gene encoding syntaxin 3b isoform X5, whose translation is MKDRLEQLKATCDNDDEEVEIAIDNAAFMDEFFSQIEDIRNSIDKIDENVSEVKKLYSVILSAPTSDQKTQDDLEAVTNDIKKMANNARNKLKTIERNLESEEEERISADMRIRKSQHAVLSRKFVDVMTKYNEAQLDFRERSKGRIQRQLEITGKATTDEELEEMLEGGNSAVFTSGIMDSGISKQALSEIEARHKDIVRLESSIKELHDMFVDIAMLVESQGGMIERIESNMDQSVGFVERAVADTKKAAKFQQEARRKKMMITLCCAIIGIVGFSYLYSFFS
- the stx3b gene encoding syntaxin 3b isoform X4, which codes for MKDRLEQLKATCDNDDEEVEIAIDNAAFMDEFFSQIEDIRNSIDKIDENVSEVKKLYSVILSAPTSDQKTQDDLEAVTNDIKKMANNARNKLKTIERNLESEEEERISADMRIRKSQHAVLSRKFVDVMTKYNEAQLDFRERSKGRIQRQLEITGKATTDEELEEMLEGGNSAVFTSGIMDSGISKQALSEIEARHKDIVRLESSIKELHDMFVDIAMLVESQGDIVNNIEAQVCKAQDHIAVAKTETKKAIRYQSKARKKKMMITLCCAIIGIVGFSYLYSFFS
- the stx3b gene encoding syntaxin 3b isoform X3 gives rise to the protein MKDRLEQLKATCDNDDEEVEIAIDNAAFMDEFFSQIEDIRNSIDKIDENVSEVKKLYSVILSAPTSDQKTQDDLEAVTNDIKKMANNARNKLKTIERNLESEEEERISADMRIRKSQHAVLSRKFVDVMTKYNEAQLDFRERSKGRIQRQLEITGKATTDEELEEMLEGGNSAVFTSGIMDSGISKQALSEIEARHKDIVRLESSIKELHDMFVDIAMLVESQGDIVNNIEAQVCKAQDHIAVAKTETKKAIRYQSKARKKTIIIAVVCAVLALIILAIILSQTVG
- the stx3b gene encoding syntaxin 3b isoform X2, whose amino-acid sequence is MKDRLEQLKATCDNDDEEVEIAIDNAAFMDEFFSQIEDIRNSIDKIDENVSEVKKLYSVILSAPTSDQKTQDDLEAVTNDIKKMANNARNKLKTIERNLESEEEERISADMRIRKSQHAVLSRKFVDVMTKYNEAQLDFRERSKGRIQRQLEITGKATTDEELEEMLEGGNSAVFTSGIMDSGISKQALSEIEARHKDIVRLESSIKELHDMFVDIAMLVESQGDIVNNIEAQVCKAQDHIAVAKTETKKAIRYQSKARKKMVIIVAVLVIVLAIVALIIGLSVGLKEK